From a region of the Oryza sativa Japonica Group chromosome 6, ASM3414082v1 genome:
- the LOC4341657 gene encoding uncharacterized methyltransferase At2g41040, chloroplastic, which yields MELAVRAAAAASCSSGASLQLPRARAPLRLLGHRRLPARRVAVEAAAIAVEPENKVPQSNNSEAEVFACPVCYEPLIRKGPSGINLPSIYRSGFKCSKCNKSFTSKDIFLDLTVTSGTKEYSELKPARTELFRSPLVSFLYERGWRQNFNRSGFPGLDEEFQMAQDYFQSVAGGVLLDVSCGSGLFTRKFAKSGSYSAVIALDFSENMLCQCYEFIQQDDTLVNTNLALVRADISRLPFASSSIDAIHAGAAIHCWPSPSNAVAEISRVLRPGGVFVATTFLSSPRNNPFSVEALRPLRQIVGPVNTSYNYFTEGELEDLCKSCGLVNYSSKVQRSFIMFSGQKP from the exons ATGGAGCTCGCGGTCAGagcagccgccgcggcctcctgcTCCTCCGGCGCCTCGCTCCAGCTCCCGCGGGCCCGAGCCCCGCTCCGCCTCcttggccaccgccgcctccccgctcGCCGGGTGGCTGTCGAGGCCGCCGCGATCGCCGTCGAGCCG GAAAACAAAGTACCGCAGAGTAACAATTCAGAAGCCGAGGTGTTTGCATGCCCTGTTTGCTATGAGCCATTGATAAGGAAAGGCCCATCGGGCATAAACTT GCCATCAATTTATAGGTCTGGGTTCAAATGTTCAAAGTGCAACAAGTCATTCACCAGCAAAGATATCTTCTTGGATCTCACTGTCACTTCTGGAACAAAAGAATATAGTGAATTGAAGCCAGCTAGAACTGAGCTGTTCAGGAGCCCACTCGTCTCATTTCTTTATGAAAGAGGGTGGCGTCAAAATTTCAATCGAAGTGGATTCCCTGGACTTGACGAAGAG TTTCAAATGGCTCAAGATTATTTCCAATCAGTTGCTGGTGGTGTACTTCTTGATGTAAGCTGTGGCAGTGGCTTGTTCACAAGAAAATTTGCAAAATCTGGATCGTACTCAGCTGTGATTGCTTTGGACTTCTCCGAGAATATGCTTTGCCAGTGTTATGAATTTATTCAGCAAGATGATACTCTTGTAAACAC AAATCTTGCTCTTGTAAGGGCAGATATTTCGAGACTCCCTTTTGCTTCATCTTCAATTGATGCCATTCATGCTGGAGCTGCTATCCACTGCTGGCCCTCCCCTTCGAATGCG GTGGCTGAAATAAGTCGAGTCCTGAGGCCTGGTGGTGTCTTTGTAGCAACAACCTTCTTATCTTCTCCCAGGAACAATCCCTTCTCTGTTGAAGCGTTGCGGCCACTGAGACAG ATTGTTGGACCAGTTAACACCAGCTACAATTACTTCACCGAAGGAGAGCTCGAAGACTTGTGCAAATCCTGCGGTCTTGTTAATTACAGCAGCAAGGTCCAGAGGTCGTTCATCATGTTTTCTGGGCAGAAGCCGTAG